A part of Astyanax mexicanus isolate ESR-SI-001 chromosome 2, AstMex3_surface, whole genome shotgun sequence genomic DNA contains:
- the dbndd1 gene encoding dysbindin domain-containing protein 1 produces the protein MEAQADSSAAEPNRERDLHKLLKSSSSASLTTEASHNASGEHVGTPGHHCSQVLTAERRQPLSSVSSLEVHFDLLDLTELTDMSDQELGEVFADSDEENHSESPANHHQPPLPRFPHSGYVRSPSWTRGGKGEQQSRDRKHHSDSENTEPLLKIERSQSQQP, from the exons atggaggCTCAGGCAGACTCCAGTGCTGCAG AGCCAAATAGGGAGAGAGACCTTCATAAACTTCTCAAGTCCTCCAGCTCTGCCAGTCTCACTACTGAGGCATCCCACAATGCTTCAGGAGAGCACGTTGGAACCCCTGGGCACCACTGCAGCCAGGTGCTGACAGCAGAGAGACGCC AGCCCCTGAGCAGTGTGTCCTCCCTGGAGGTACACTTTGATCTCCTTGACCTGACAGAGCTCACAGACATGTCTGATCAGGAACTGGGAGAAGTGTTTGCTGATTCAGATGAAGAGAACCACAGTGAATCCCCAGCAA ATCATCATCAGCCTCCATTACCACGATTTCCTCACAGTGGTTACGTCCGATCGCCTTCCTGGACGCGAGGTGGCAAAGGAGAGCAGCAGTCACGAGACAGGAAACATCACAGCGACTCAGAGAATACAGAGCCTTTGCTGAAGATAGAGCGCTCCCAATCCCAGCAGCCCTGA